Genomic segment of Polycladomyces abyssicola:
TGGGCGAAGATGATCTCCGGAAAACCGGTTCGCCGGGATCGGTGGAGGTCGACGCGAGCGAAGCCCAGTTCATCAAACGTGGCCAATTGTTGACGGGCTTGGTCCACCGAACATCTTCCCTCTGCGACCGCATGCAAAATCTCGGTCAACCTGTCCATGGTCACAGGGTTTCACCCGCCTGATTCCGTGCGATATTCATACTGCCGCTTCTGTATCCGGCCAAATCCAACGTGGTATACACAAAACCCAGCGAGCGGAAGAAGTCGGTGATGGCAGCAGTGTGGTGAAGTACAAGCGGCATTTCTTCCGGCAACACCTCGATCCTGGCGATCATTTCGTGATGGCGCACACGGACTTGCGTGAATCCCAGCTCCAACAAAAAGATTTCGGCTTGGTCCAATTGTGAGATTTTTTCGCGTGTAATCCGCGTACCATAGGGAATGCGGGAGGAAAGGCAAGCGAACGAAGGCTTGTTCCAGGTCGGCAATCCCATCTCTTTGGAAAGCAGACGAATCTCCTTCTTGGTTAACCCGACTTCCATCAACGGGCTTCTGACACCCCACCGGCGTGTTGCCTGCATACCGGGGCGATAATCCCCAACATCATCCGCATGGCTACCGTCTACTATGACTGCGTTGGCATAACGGGCGGCAATGGCCTGCAGGCGACTGTATAATCCGTCTTTGCAGTGGAAACAACGATCCAAGTTGTTGGCGGCAAACGCTTCGTTGGTCAACTCTTCCACGTGAAGTGTTTCGTGGCGAACCCCCAATTGACGGGCTAATGCTACGGCCGCATCGAATTCCCTTTTTGGAAACGTGTCGGACGAAGCGGTTACGGCCAGACAGCGTTCCCCCAGCTCCTCTTGTGCCCTGGCCAGCAAAAATGTGCTGTCCACACCCCCTGAAAAAGCCACGACCACGTGATTCATCTCTTTGAGCAGATGTCCCAAACGCTCATTTTTGTCGCGAACGTCCAAGGGGAGCCCTCCTTTGTCTGTATGTTTAAGTCTAGTATATCGGGTTTTGTCTGGAAGAGACAACCAACTTACTCCTGTTGAAGAGTGGGTACCGATGCGTTACCATGTAAACGATGTAAACTTTTGAGACTGCTGGACAAAGTGGTTAAACCTCACGCAATTACGGGAAGCGGGTTCTTCCCGTCACATGCGGAACGGAGACGGGAAGTCGGAGCCCGCGGACTTTTTCATCAACTGATCACGGCGTAACCGTTTCGTCTATGGTAAAATAATCGTGAGGATTGTGCAGCTTCGATCAATCTTATTCGGGTATTTTTGCGTCGAGCGGTTTCATGAGAAGCCGCCCGGGGAAGTATAGTGGGGGACACCTGTTTGGCAGCCTTTGCACATAGGAGGATGTGTGGATGAAACACGAACGGAAGCCGGAATGGCTGAAAGTTAAATTATCCACCGGAGAAAACTATCAGGAATTGAAACGGATGATGCGGAGCAAGACGCTCCATACCGTTTGCGAAGAAGCACGCTGTCCCAACATATACGAATGCTGGGCCAATCGGACAGCTACATTTATGATCTTGGGCGATATCTGCACCCGTGCCTGCCGTTTTTGCGCTGTGAAGACGGGATTACCGACCGAGCTGGACTGGCAGGAGCCGGAACGTGTGGCTGAAGCGGTTGAGCAAATGGGCGTCAAGCACGCCGTTGTTACTTCGGTTGCACGGGATGATCTGAAAGACGGGGGTGCCGCCATTTTCGCGGCCACCATCAAGGCGATCCGCAAACGCAATCCGTTTACCAGCGTAGAGGTATTGATCCCGGACTTCCAGGGTAACTGGGATGCATTAAAAGTGGTGATGGATGCACGTCCGGACATTTTGAACCACAATATCGAAACGGTGCGGAGCCGTTCGGACCGTGTCCGCTCTAAAGCGAAATATGACCGTTCCTTGGAGCTGTTGCGTCGGGCAAAAGAAATGCAGCCGGATATTCCGACCAAATCCAGCATCATGGTGGGTGTCGGTGAAGAGTATCACGAGATTTTGAAGGCCATGGACGATTTGCGGGCAGTTAATGTGGACATCTTGACCATCGGCCAGTATTTGCAACCGACCAAAAAACACCTGAAGATCCACCGGTATTACACGCCGGAGGAGTTCCAGCAACTGAAGGAAGAAGGGCTGAAACGGGGCTTCTCCCATGTGGAATCCGGGCCGTTGGTCCGCAGTTCGTACCATGCGCACGAGCAAGTGCAATCTGCCGAAAAACGCATGGCGCAATAAACCAAACAGCCATCTCCGGTTATGGAGATGGCTGTTTGTTCTTTTCGGGCTCAAGACCCGCTTTGAAACCGGAAAGTGCAGGACGCCCAGCAGAGTACAGATGAAAACAGACACGTGTCAGACACCACCGGGTCCTCCCGCGCGGGTAGAACGTCCGGCTCCTCCCACATCGGGAGGCGTTTTGTCTCCCATACGATCCAACAGTTGTTCCAGATCACCGCGTGCACCCTCGACATAATTGCCCCTTTTCAACCGCATCCCGACCCGGTCGATTTGGTTCCGCAAACGGGTATCGCTGGTCACGTGAATCCGGAAATATCGGGGCGTGACGCTGGCCGCCGTTCTCCAGGCGTCATGCAGTGTTTTCCGGTCCAACCGGCCCGTTTTGGTCTGAACACCGACAAAAACGTGATTGTCCGTGACTAAGACGGAAGCTGCTTTTACATTGGGGAGTACCGTCTCCAGATGGGCGATGTGTCGCGCCAAGATCGTCCGGTCCACATAAACGCTGGGACCCTTGACAGTTGTTCCGTCCGCATTCCGGAATTGGGATTCATCATAGTGGATATAACCGATCTGGTTGGATCCGCCGTGCATTTGATAGCGGCTCGCGTCTCGATTCCCAACGTAATCATATGGGCGCGTGTTCTGTCTGTTTTGATACAACGACTCATCCAGATTGCGCTCCGGCATTCTCGCCTGCATGCATCCTGTCATCAGAAAAAGAAAAGCGCAAAAGCCCAAAATCAGGCGTCTTTTCATGACGTACACCTCCTATGGATAGCATGCCCGCGGAAAAGAGGGGTACGCGTGACAAAATGTGTATGAGACCGGAATTGGAGGAAGAAGGAATTGATCCAACAAGTGTGGTAAGATAGGAACAAGAACAGGTACAGAGGTTGAGAGTTATGGAAACTATTTCTATACAGGGAAAAGAATATGAATTGATCACGAATCACAAAAACGGGTGGAATCCGGAGGCGTTTCGCAAGCGGTACAGCGATATTCTGGGGAAATACGACTACATCGTGGGAGATTGGGGATATGGTCAGTTAAGGTTGAAGGGCTTTTTTTCCGACCATCACCCCAAAGCGACCAACGATAGTAAAATCAGCTATTTGGAGGAATACCTGAACGAATACTGCAATTTCGGGTGTGCGTATTTCGTGTTGCGTTGCGTCAACAACAAACGTCACTATACCAAATCGCGGAAAGGAAAACAACGTGAACGACGCGTATACGAAAAGCGGTGAAAATTCCGGAGAAACGGGAGCCGAATCTTTCCCGAGCGATCATAGCGGTCGCAGGCGGATTCGACTCCCGTTTTTTCAGGGTTCAAAGGTCGGTTGAGTCGGTGCATCTCCCTCGCGATCTCGTTCGTCGTGGGTAGGGTGACTGCCGGGGGCTTGACGGGGAAGCCCTTCATGAAACTCCCGCATTTCGTAAGTAAATTGGGGAGAGGCATGCTGGTCCGGTTGCCAAGGCGTGCTTTTGCCCAATTGTGCTTCGTTGTGAGCCGCACCGTAGGGGCCTTCCGGGAATTCTTCGGGTACTAACTCATTGCGTTGGGATTCCACTGTGGATACTTCATGAAAATCACGTTTGGGATGTTTCCGGCGCATTTGCTTTCACCTCAAAAATTAAACTCCCCTGGCGGGGAGGAACTATGCGCCCGAATGCACTTGTCAACCGATCATGGACCAAAGGAATTGCTCCAACTCCTTCGCTTCCGCTTCCGACAAACCGTATACGTGTTCCAGATAACCGGGTTCCTTCAAGTCGTCTGGACCGATGATGGCGAATTTGTTGGATTGAAGGTTCAAAACCAACAGCTTACCGTAAAATCGATCGGTCTGAATGATCGCCAAGTCGAAACGGTTGGTATCACCGACAAAGCTGACGAACCGGGTACGCGTCTCTTCCTTATCGTCATATAAAAACATCCAATTCTCTTGTGTCATCATTGACGAGCTCCTTTGCGGGTGGATTCCGTTCTCCATTATACCGCATCCACATCAGTGGAGCCCAAAAACCGCAGGATCAGAATATGCCCAAAAAACGTGCGCTTTTCTTTTGTCTCCGCGGCACGAACTGGCTTTCTTCCGAAGCGGCCGCCAAGCGATTGTTGAAAGAGAGGTTTCGAAGCTCGATGCGCAGTTGGTCCTGCTTTTTACGGATTTCGTCAAACATGAGATGTACGTCGTTGGCGGGAGCATACTCATAGGTCATCGTGGTGAATTTATTGTCCAGCTCTTCGATGGCGTCAAACAAGCTGTATGTGTGTTCCTCCATCCGTTCCAACCGTTCGTACAGCTCCGACACCATTTCTCCGATATTTTCCATATGTTTCATCATGTGTTGCAATGCTTTTTCCGCGTTGAGAAACGGCGCCACTTTGTCTTTTTTTGCGTCTTGAGTGGACGCGGGTGGCTGTTCCGGCTTCAATTTCCCCTCTTTATACAATTCCAACCGCACTTGGCGCATGGACTTGTTGGGTTGCTGCTGCAAGCGTTCTTGTATATCCGCCAAGCGGTTAAAACTTTCTTCAGTCAGCACGTAATGGCCCCGGTCGTTCCACTCCGGGCGAATGTATTCGGCGAAGACGTCGATCCATTTGCGGATCGTACGGGCATGGACGTGAAGACGCTCGGCAGCTTCCCGGGTGGATATCGTGGCTGGCTTAGACATGGTTCATCTCCTCCCGTTAATCACGTTCCTGGCTATCCATTCGTGGGAAAGGGATGGAAATCCTTCCAGTCCGACAAAGAATGTCATTTCCTGACAAACAAAACAAAAAACAGACAAGAGACGATGGATGTGGAGAAGCATGTTCGAACTGAGAAGATTGTATGTGAAGCCGGATGTCCAACGGCAGGGCGTCGGGCGTCGATTGTTGGAAGCGGTCATTCAAGCGGGACGGATCAAAAGCATGTATGCTTGGGTGGAACAAAAAAACGAAATCGGCCGCGCTTTTTATGCGCGGCGAGGATTCGTCAAAGTGAACGAGCGGAAGGAGGACTTTTTGGGAACGGTCACGGTGGTGGAGAAGTGGGTGTGGCGGTGTCAAAAAACTGCCTCAGCTTTCGGCACAGATGGTCCACCTCGTTGATCCCGCCGCGGGGGGCGGTGTCCCACTCGGTGACACGAATCCCCCAATATTCCTGCGGCGTTCCGGGATAACGGGGAATGACGTGAACATGCAGATGAGGGACGTTGTGTCCGATGCCGAATACATAGATATGTTCGGCTTGAACCAGTGATTTGAGTGCACGGGCGGCTCGTGATATCATTTGGCCGATGGCGGCAGCTTCCTTTTCCATTAGTTTATCCCATCCCGTCGTGTGTCGTCGGGACTCCACGATCAAGTGACCCAGATAGATCGAAGGTTCCGGTTGTTTTTCCAAAGGAGCGTGGTAGAGTAATGCAAGGTCATTTTCCGCGATCTTTTCCAGATGGGAGAACAGTTTCACCCCGATGTTTCCGGCAAATAAAGCAGTCGGCGGCTGTGGTGCCCAATTCACTTCCCTCCGCTCGGAAAAGGTAATGCATTCTCTGATTTCCACATGGTTAGCTGCAATACCTGTCAACGGACTCACTGTTTTTCCATAAAAAACAAGACCCCGGCTGGGAAGCCGGGGCCTTTTGTTACGCATATGGAAACTGTGTCCGGTAGTTGGCAAATTGTTGTGCCGTCTGCGTTACTTGTTGCGCCGGGGCGGGATCGGTTTTGTACCAACCCTTTTGACTCATCAGATTAAACAGATCGCGTTGGCACTGATGCAGTTCTGTCAACATCTGCATCTGAACTTGATACAATTGTTGAGTACTGGCTTCGTTCACCGCGATGTTGTAGGCTGTCGTCAAGTATTTCTCAGTTGACAGGATGTCGTTGAGCCGATCACGGTCGTTCAATTCCGGCCCTTTGACCTGGGGCAATCCGGTCGATTGCTGAGGTTGGTTTTGCTGAGTCCCCCGCGTGGGTGTTTGTTGTCCGTATGGTGGTTGCATCATTGTCGCCTCCTTATTGCGTCATGGTTCCACCGGCAGGTGGTTGTGGTTGGATCCCCGCGGTTTGCACTTCCGATTGTAGTTGGGAAAGCAGGATTTCGTAATGCTGTTGGTGTATACGTCCGACCCGGTCGATCAGCTGGCGGACTTGAGGGTCCTGAGCTTCCTGAGCGAAATGATGACATTTCTTCATCGCCAACAGTTCCCAAGACAGCTCATCCTTCAAATAATGCAGATCTTTGCTGGACAATGGCATCTTCCTTCATCCCTTCCCATTCTTCTGATGGTCTCATTGTTTGAAAAAAAGGAAGGGAATATGCATGGCCCATGTTAAAACCCGGGATTCATGAGGTGATGATTTGGTATAATCCTAGCAGGATCAAAGCGCTGCCACTGATATATTGAAGCCACGGGCCGGGGTGAAAAATCCGGCGGACCCGGGCGCCCAGCATACAGCCCGCCCAGAGAAGAATACCGCTGAATCCGCCTAAAACCAGGCCGAAGAAAGTGGGGGCGTAACCGAGCAGCCCGCCGGTCAATCCGATCCCGAGGTTGTTCAAAGACAACCCCAGGGCCAAAAACCACCATTCCTTTTCCAACAGGGTGGCGTAACGGGTGATGCGGACCCGGGCGGCCCAGTACGATCGCAGGCCGATAATCAGCATGGTGAAACCTGCCATCCACCCCAGCAAAAAACCGGGGAGAACGGGACGTAACCAGGAACTGAGCCAATCGGCAGTACCCGAAGCGAATCCTCCTATGACGGCCACCAACAACAGTGCCGCATACGGAATCTGCTTGTTACCCAAACCGTATGTGATGCCTACTCCGACATTGTCCACATTGGCGGCGAATGAAAGCGCGATTAACGGCAATAACGGATGCATTTTACGTTCACCTGACACTTTTTTGAGGATATGACACCCTATGTCGCTGACGATGAAAGAGAAACGGCGGAAATCAACGGGCACGGGGTTTTTCGGGCAGTGGTTTAGCCCAGATCAAGATATGCCCAGAAGGAGGAGTTTCAGTCATGATTTATGACGTCAATACGGAAAGAATCGAACGGCAGTTGACCTATCTGCAAACCTGCATCGACGTGATCGCCCGCATCGACGAACACCCCAAGGAGAAGTGGATACAAGACCCTATTCGCGTGTTTGCTCTGTCCCGTGCCTATCATATCGCGGTGGAATGCATCATCGACGTGGGTAGTCTGCTGATCGACGGATTTGTTATGCGCGATCCCGGTGGGTATCTGGATATCGTGGACATTTTGACTGACGAAGAGGTAATTCCTGCGGAACAGGCGGATACGATGAAAGCGCTGGTTCTCTTCCGGGATCGATTGGTCCGCCATTACGACACGTTGGCACCTGCGGACTTGGCGGTGCATCTGGATAAACGGGAGATCATGGCTTCCTTCATCCACTGGGTGCGTTCGTATTTGACGCGGGAACTGGGGGAAAGTTACTGATAAAAACAGGAGTCGTCAACATTGGACCGTATCGAGGAAATGCCCATAAACAGATTATTGACCGAGATGGCGATGAAAACGTTCCCCAGTCCCAAAGCGGGGAGTTCGTTGGCCCTCACATTAGCGATGGCATGTGCATTGTTGGAACTGGTGATTGCAGATCGGGGCGAGGAAAGGGCGGTGCCGCCGGGAAGAGATTGGCACAGCGATGTGCTGCATGTGCGCGAATGGCGTAGGGATGCACTGTTACTCGGAGAGGCGGACATGAGCGAAGTGATCCGTCTGTTCCGAGACCATCCTGGAACAGCGGAAGCCAATCCCTTAAGTTCGCCTACACCGGTTGCCCGTTTGCAGGCACTTGCCGAGACCGTTATGGAGACGGGGATTCCATACTTGGACCATGCGGGGGACAAAAAAAGCGACGTTGTCACCGTCCTTCTACAGGCGCGAGCGGTATGGCTGGGCGCGCATCATATCCGATGTTACAACCGGAATAAAACGATGGAAGCCCCTCTTACGAAGAGTGTCCGTTTGACAAAGGTAAGGCTTTGGGACGAGAGATTGGAAATGGCCATGCAAACAATAGAAATGACCAGTAAGGATACATAATGGTTTCGGAAATTGATGAAACCGGGTAGAATAATGGGAGAGGAAGGTGAGGCCCAATGACCTCCACTCGGGAGCAGATATTGCATCTGCTCAAAACGGATGGACCGATGACGGTCAGTGATTTGGCTGAAAAACTGGACATCACGGAGATGGCGGTACGGCGCCACCTCAACACGTTGGAACGGGATCAGATGATTGGTTCCCGTCTGTTGCGCCAGGCGATGGGGCGTCCGACCAGCCAATTTTATCTGACAGATAAAGCGGATGAATATTTCCCAAAAAACTATCATACCTTTGCACTCAGTCTGTTGGAGGACATCGAGGAGACGGAAGGTCCGGAAGCAGTTGAGCGGTTGTTTGAACGGCGCAAGGACCGTTTGACAAAAGAGTTTCAAGATGCTTTTCGGGGTAAAACGTGGGAGGAGCAGGTCAAAACACTCGCTAAACTGCAGGATGAAAAGGGCTATATGGTTCGGCTGGAAAAGCGGTCAGACGGTTCCTACGAGTTGACGGAGCTCAACTGTCCGATCGCGCAGGTGGCAAATCGGTACCAACAGGCTTGCGCTTGTGAAATCGGGTGGTTCCGCAATATGTTGGATGCGGATGTGGATCGGACAGAATGCAAGGCCAAAGGCGGGCAACATTGTGTCTATGTGATCAAGCCCAAAAACAATTGATTGAGCAGGCCGTGTCTGATCCATATCGTCCGGATCGTTTAGAGGAAATTGCCCGCAGTGGGGTTCCTGCGTTTCGGGAACTTCGCTCGGCGGCCTTGGGAAAAGTCACTTACATGCGATGATCAGAGATGCCCTGGTTCGGACACAACTTGGTCTTAACGGCATTGAGCCGTTCTTTTTTTGCACTGCGGGACAATCCTGCAATACAATGAAATCAATCGGGCGTTTTGTGGAATCAGGAGGGAAACCATATGTCTCAATGGTACGAAGAAAGTTTCGGGGAAGATTACCTGCTGGTGTATCGCCATCGCAGTAAATCATCCGCAAAAAAAGAAGTGCGGGCGATCACCCGGTGGTTGGACCTGAGACCGGGTCAACACGTATTGGATTTGTGTTGCGGCACGGGACGTCACTCCATCGCGCTGGCAGAGGAGGGATTGCACGTCTCAGGAATCGATTTGTCCGAGACACTGTTGAAACACGCACGGGAAGAATCAGCAGGTCGGAACATTCGGTATGTTCGCGGCGACATGCGGGAATTGCCCTTTGAAGACGGGTCTTTTGACGTGGTCGTTAACTTGTTTACTTCCTTTGGTTATTTTGAAACGGATGCGGACAACCAAAAGGTATTGCACGAAATCGCACGTGTACTACGGTCTGGCGGCGCGTTTCTGATTGATTTTCTCAATCGTCAATCGGTGCAATCTCGCTTGGTTCCTGTCAGTGAGCGGGAGCAAAACGGTTTGCACATCCGGGAGGAACGTCGCATTGACGGTGATTTCGTACGGAAAACGATCACCATCACGGCTCCTGACGGGCATCGCCGTCAATACCATGAACGCGTCAAAATGTACACGTATGAACAAATGCGGGATATGCTGGCACAATCCGGTTTGCGGGTGGAGGATGCCAAGGGGGATTTTGAAGGCAATCCGTATACGTCGGAAAGTCCGCGCATGATTTTGATGGGACGTGGTAACTGATGAAAACCTATCAGGCCTATCTACTGGATTTGGACGGCACACTGTACCGCGGGAAGGAAGTGATTCCGGGAGCGCTGGAATTTGTACGCTGGTTAAAAGACAGCGGCCGTGATTTCCTTTATTTTACAAACAACTCATCCCGTACTCCGGAACAAGTGGCGGAAAAACTGAGAGCGTTTGGATTTCCGGCGGAGCCGGATCAGGTGATGACGTCATCGATCGCCACCGCCCGCTTTTTGCAGGAGCAATTGAAGGGAACGGCGCAATCCGTCTATGCCATCGGCGAAGTGGGTTTGATCACGGCTCTGCGTGAAGCCGGTTTCCGTTTCGATGAAGACCGGCCCGATGCAGTCGTGGTCGGCATCGACCGGGATTTTCACTATGAAAAAATGAAAAAGGCTTGTTTGGCGATTCGCAATGGCGCCCGGTTCATCGGAACCAACGGAGATAAAGCGTTGCCGACGGAAGAAGGACTGTTGCCCGGCAACGGATCATTGTGTGCGGCGATCGCGACTGCCACAGGGGTCGACCCCGTCTTTGTTGGAAAACCCGAGCCGTTTATGGTTCATTACGCACTGGAACGATTGGGAAGCAAACCGGAAGAAACGTTGGTGGTGGGAGACAATCTGATGACTGACATCCAGGCAGGAGCGGTCGGCGGAATCGACACGCTGCTGGTTTATACCGGTGTTACCACCCGGGAACAAACGGCGGCATCCGATATCCGGCCAACCTATGAAGTGGACAACCTGCTGCAATGGATACAGAAGGAGGCAGCCAGCCGATGAACAAATGGGAGGATATCACGCAAGTTTCTCTGCCGTTGCCGTTCGCGTTGAAAATCATTCACGCGTATGTGGTGACAGGGACTGACGGGATTACATTGATTGACACAGGACTTCACATCGGGGAAGACTTGGATACTTGGGAACAAGCACGGCAGGAAATGGGATGGGAATGGAAAGATGTAGAAAAAATCGTGCTGACGCATTATCATCCGGATCATTACGGGTTGGCCGGCACATTGCAGAAAAAGACAGGAGCACCCGTATACATGTCCAAGACGGATGCCGAGCAGGCCTTGCTGTTTTGGCGGGAGGACAGCGATCAGCCGGAAACGATGGCGCGATTTTACGCCAAACACGGTTTGGATGAAGAATGGGTGAAGCAGATGCCCGATCACCTGCGCAATTTCCGTCGATGGGTGGAACCTCACCCGCAACCGACTTATATTGCCGGTGGAGAGACGGTTCGTTTGGGAAACAGGAGCTATGAAGTACTGCATACCCCCGGACATGCTGACGGCCACCTCAGTTTCTACGATCCGGAACGAGAATGGTTGATCGGCGGCGATTTTCTGCTTCCCAAAATTACACCCAACATCAGTCTGTGGCCCGGATGTGATCCCAATCCGTTGCGGTCGTATCTGACCACGTTGGACCGTATGAACGATCTGCCGGTGAAGAAAGTGTTCCCTTCTCACGGACCCGTATTTGATCATTACCGGAAACGAATCGAAGAGCTGAAAGCGCACCATGCCGCACGACTGAATGAAATGCTGGAATTTGTGAAAGAAGGTCCGAAAACAGCGAAAGAGGTGTGTGATTTTATCTTCGGCTCCAATCTGTCCATCCATAATCTCCGCTTTGCCCTGTCGGAAACCTTGGCCCATTTGGAATATCTGCGGGATGAAGGGATGCTGCAGTTGGCGGAGGAAAAAGGCCGGTTTTACTACATGCATGCTTGATGTGAGCTAGGTGGGAAACGATTGGGCCGCGGCTCCGATCGGGCACTGGGTGCCCGTGGATGACCGCGGCTTGTTTACAACGGTCCGTTATGATCGATCGAGCGACTGGAGAAGATGGGGAGTGGAATCGGGTGATACAAGATAACGACCATATCCTTTATTTCTCAAATACCCTTCCGTGAGGCGTTTGACCTGGACCGGAGCGGACAACCAATAACCGCATACCACCCATTCCTCGCGGTTCACGCCCGAATGACCCGCTTCTCCGGCCAGTTCTTCCACCTGTTCTTTGATTGCACGCTTGACCTCGGCTCGTTCCAGCGAGGGAACGGGACTGACCAATTCATTGAGCAAATCTCTGGCATGATCGGACCATTTCATTTTCCACACTCCTTTGAAACATGCCCTCAAGATTGTCCGGCAAGCTTGTTTTTCACAGTGTACACGGAAGCTTTCCATTTTATGATCTTGTCGGCTGAAGGCATGAATCCAGACGAATCAGGGAGGGAGTTGTATTGACATCACATCAGCCCCGCGTTGCGCTGATCGCGGGAGGTTCACGCGGTTTGGGACGAATGGCGGCAGTGGAGTTGGCTTGTGCCGGGTGGGATCTCATGATCAACTACCGTCAGGGAGGGGAAGAGGCAAACCGGTTGGTCCATCATCTCAGAGAGTACGGCAGACAGGTGGAAGCGGTACAGGCAGATGTCAGCCAGCGGACGGAAGTGGCTCGATTGGTTGAACGGACTGTGACGAGGTTTGGCCGTGTCGATGCCCTCGTACACG
This window contains:
- a CDS encoding DUF2621 family protein; this encodes MKWSDHARDLLNELVSPVPSLERAEVKRAIKEQVEELAGEAGHSGVNREEWVVCGYWLSAPVQVKRLTEGYLRNKGYGRYLVSPDSTPHLLQSLDRS
- a CDS encoding MBL fold metallo-hydrolase; protein product: MNKWEDITQVSLPLPFALKIIHAYVVTGTDGITLIDTGLHIGEDLDTWEQARQEMGWEWKDVEKIVLTHYHPDHYGLAGTLQKKTGAPVYMSKTDAEQALLFWREDSDQPETMARFYAKHGLDEEWVKQMPDHLRNFRRWVEPHPQPTYIAGGETVRLGNRSYEVLHTPGHADGHLSFYDPEREWLIGGDFLLPKITPNISLWPGCDPNPLRSYLTTLDRMNDLPVKKVFPSHGPVFDHYRKRIEELKAHHAARLNEMLEFVKEGPKTAKEVCDFIFGSNLSIHNLRFALSETLAHLEYLRDEGMLQLAEEKGRFYYMHA